From one Mobula birostris isolate sMobBir1 chromosome 20, sMobBir1.hap1, whole genome shotgun sequence genomic stretch:
- the LOC140185487 gene encoding probable G-protein coupled receptor 139 produces MNIPINLVAIVILSLGNCGLSKCISRYLVGMAAADLMGVIIAVVLSEINNIYNYAFPLLITPICAVTLVLRVTAMDCSVWLTVAFTFDRCIAICSQKLRERYCTERTATIAIVIVCLWSCAKDIPLYFAVEPIIIIDNIPWRCILTMDFLTLPAWKAHQLFNTITTPLLPICLILLFNALTVSHIIAANRVRRGLRNSREKRNDPEVENRRKSIILLFALSANFILLWIPFIVYTMNWQVQNYSYKDKYLNTPSYILQQFGFMLQFLSTCTNTCIYTLSQRKFREEVKGGLKRLVTLNGRFCR; encoded by the exons ATGAACATACCAA ttaatttagtggcgattgtgatcttGTCTCTGGGAAACTGCGGACTCTCTAAATGCATCTCCcgttacctggtgggaatggcagcagcTGATTTAATGGGTGTTATTATTGCTGTTGTACTCTCTGAGATCAATAATATTTATAATTATGCGTTTCCATTGCTCATTACCCCGATTTGCGCCGTGACGCTTGTCCTGAGGGTCACAGCcatggactgttctgtttggctcACGGTGGCTTTCACGTTCGATCGCTGTATTGCAATCTGCAGTCAAAAGCTGCGGGAGCGATACTGCACCGAGAGGACAGCGACTATTGCGATAGTAATTGTGTGTTTATGGAGTTGTGCGAAGGATATCCCATTATACTTTGCGGTAGAACCTATCATTATCATTGACAACATTCCCTGGCGCTGCATTTTGACAATGGATTTCCTTACGTTACCAGCGTGGAAAGCGCACCAGTTATTCAATACTATCACGACGCCTTTATTGCCGATCTGTTTGATTCTGCTTTTTAATGCTTTAACAGTCAGCCATATCATCGCGGCAAACAGAGTTCGCCGGGGgctcaggaacagcagagagaaaaggaatgatccagaggtggagaaccggagaaaatcaataattttgttgttcgctctatcagccaatttcatattgttgtggatcCCCTTTATTGTGTATACTATGAACTGGCAAGTTCAGAATTACTCTTACAAAGACAAATATTTGAATACCCCATCGTACATCCTACAACAGTTTGGGTTCATGTTGCAGTTTCTGagtacctgcaccaacacgtgtatctacactctgtcacagaggaaattcagggaggaggtaaagggTGGATTGAAACGTCTGGTTACGTTAAACGGTCGCTTCTGCAGGTAA